From Vitis vinifera cultivar Pinot Noir 40024 chromosome 3, ASM3070453v1, the proteins below share one genomic window:
- the LOC100255509 gene encoding protein XAP5 CIRCADIAN TIMEKEEPER isoform X1 yields the protein MSGMGDGYVGTAQDAVRIRRLEKQREVERRKIQELKNKSASSKGQTGLLQFGSGTSEILDTAFKKETVGLVTREEYVEKRVNIRNKIEEEEKEKLQKLQQEEEELQLQKRKKRKIKGNSRLSFSDDIENGSEEEDGENVWVSPMLSAEGKESKKFGKFGKDPTVETSFLPDSEREAEEQAERERLRKLWLREQEQIRNEPLEITYSYWDGAGHRRVIQVRKGDSIGEFLRAVQQQLAPEFREIRTTSVENLLYVKEDLIIPHQHSFYELIINKARGKSGPLFHFDVHEDVRTIADATIEKDESHAGKVVERHWYEKNKHIFPASRWEIYDPTKKWERYTIHGD from the exons ATGTCGGGCATGGGAGATGGGTACGTGGGCACGGCCCAGGATGCAGTGAGGATCCGGAGACTGGAGAAGCAGAGAGAGGTGGAGAGGAGGAAAATCCAAGAGCTCAAGAACAAGTCCGCTTCTTCCAAAGGCCAGACCGGTCTCCTTCAGTTCGGCTCCGGCACCTCCGAG ATCCTTGATACTGCATTTAAGAAGGAAACTGTTGGTCTTGTGACTAGAGAGGAATATGTTGAGAAG AGGGTTAATATCCGGAATAAAattgaagaggaagaaaaggagaaattGCAGAAGCTGCAACAGGA GGAGGAGGAGCTGCAATTACAAAAacgaaaaaagaggaaaataaaggGAAATTCTCGATTGTCTTTTTCTGATGATATTGAGAATGGAAGTGAAGAGGAAGATGGAGAAAACG TCTGGGTGTCTCCTATGTTATCTGCAGAAGGCAAAGAATCAAAGAAGTttggaaaatttggaaaagatCCCACAGTAGAAACAAGCTTTCTACCAGACAG TGAGCGAGAGGCAGAGGAACAAGCTGAGAGGGAAAGGTTAAGGAAACTGTGGCTTCGCGAGCAGGAACAGATTCGAA ATGAGCCACTTGAGATCACTTACAGCTACTGGGATGGGGCAGGTCATAGGCGAGTAATCCAA GTACGCAAAGGTGATTCCATAGGGGAGTTTCTTCGGGCTGTTCAGCAGCAACTTGCACCAGAGTTTAGGGAAATTCGTACCACCTCTGTGGAGAATCTGCTTTATGTGAAAGAAGATCTTATCATTCCTCAT CAACACAGTTTCTATGAACTAATCATTAACAAGGCCAGGGGCAAAAGTGGACCG CTCTTCCACTTCGATGTGCATGAGGATGTGCGAACAATTGCTGATGCAACAATAGAGAAGGATGAG TCCCATGCTGGGAAAGTTGTCGAAAGGCACTGGTACGAAAAGAACAAACACATCTTTCCTGCTTCAAGATGGGAG ATATACGACCCCACGAAGAAATGGGAGCGCTACACCATCCATGGAGATTGA
- the LOC100255509 gene encoding protein XAP5 CIRCADIAN TIMEKEEPER isoform X2, with translation MSGMGDGYVGTAQDAVRIRRLEKQREVERRKIQELKNKSASSKGQTGLLQFGSGTSEILDTAFKKETVGLVTREEYVEKRVNIRNKIEEEEKEKLQKLQQEEEELQLQKRKKRKIKGNSRLSFSDDIENGSEEEDGENEGKESKKFGKFGKDPTVETSFLPDSEREAEEQAERERLRKLWLREQEQIRNEPLEITYSYWDGAGHRRVIQVRKGDSIGEFLRAVQQQLAPEFREIRTTSVENLLYVKEDLIIPHQHSFYELIINKARGKSGPLFHFDVHEDVRTIADATIEKDESHAGKVVERHWYEKNKHIFPASRWEIYDPTKKWERYTIHGD, from the exons ATGTCGGGCATGGGAGATGGGTACGTGGGCACGGCCCAGGATGCAGTGAGGATCCGGAGACTGGAGAAGCAGAGAGAGGTGGAGAGGAGGAAAATCCAAGAGCTCAAGAACAAGTCCGCTTCTTCCAAAGGCCAGACCGGTCTCCTTCAGTTCGGCTCCGGCACCTCCGAG ATCCTTGATACTGCATTTAAGAAGGAAACTGTTGGTCTTGTGACTAGAGAGGAATATGTTGAGAAG AGGGTTAATATCCGGAATAAAattgaagaggaagaaaaggagaaattGCAGAAGCTGCAACAGGA GGAGGAGGAGCTGCAATTACAAAAacgaaaaaagaggaaaataaaggGAAATTCTCGATTGTCTTTTTCTGATGATATTGAGAATGGAAGTGAAGAGGAAGATGGAGAAAACG AAGGCAAAGAATCAAAGAAGTttggaaaatttggaaaagatCCCACAGTAGAAACAAGCTTTCTACCAGACAG TGAGCGAGAGGCAGAGGAACAAGCTGAGAGGGAAAGGTTAAGGAAACTGTGGCTTCGCGAGCAGGAACAGATTCGAA ATGAGCCACTTGAGATCACTTACAGCTACTGGGATGGGGCAGGTCATAGGCGAGTAATCCAA GTACGCAAAGGTGATTCCATAGGGGAGTTTCTTCGGGCTGTTCAGCAGCAACTTGCACCAGAGTTTAGGGAAATTCGTACCACCTCTGTGGAGAATCTGCTTTATGTGAAAGAAGATCTTATCATTCCTCAT CAACACAGTTTCTATGAACTAATCATTAACAAGGCCAGGGGCAAAAGTGGACCG CTCTTCCACTTCGATGTGCATGAGGATGTGCGAACAATTGCTGATGCAACAATAGAGAAGGATGAG TCCCATGCTGGGAAAGTTGTCGAAAGGCACTGGTACGAAAAGAACAAACACATCTTTCCTGCTTCAAGATGGGAG ATATACGACCCCACGAAGAAATGGGAGCGCTACACCATCCATGGAGATTGA